In one Gossypium hirsutum isolate 1008001.06 chromosome D09, Gossypium_hirsutum_v2.1, whole genome shotgun sequence genomic region, the following are encoded:
- the LOC107891627 gene encoding protein MNN4, translating into MFRARSICARFSTHFKTRPFCSSIKDGKNKKKNNIDIVDGKIESNVSTFNESYRQLDNLDFLTAAKILFTHPPKKKKFGLDFHLVQLFFACMPSLAVYLVAQYARYEMRKMEAELEEKKKHEEEEMKRKQEEEEKDKEVEQIAPDSELFEVKRRLGKLEEAVKEIAVESKKQSAVSITKTQQNASEPGEDKSKSESSSSAVVQDKAIKQKSTGQIPNADPSNARSVSPDSDASRKDQKGENQIGGPSQDAKR; encoded by the exons ATGTTTCGCGCCAGAAGTATTTGTGCTCGATTCTCAACCCATTTCAAGACAAGACCCTTCTGCAGCAGCATCAAAGATGGCAAGAACAAGAAGAAGAACAACATCGACATTGTTGATGGCAAGATTGAATCAAATGTGAGCACTTTCAATGAGTCGTATCGTCAGCTTGACAATCTTGACTTCTTGACTGCTGCTAAGATCCTCTTCACTCATCcaccaaagaaaaagaaatttgg gCTAGATTTCCATTTGGTGCAGCTTTTCTTTGCGTGCATGCCTTCATTGG CTGTGTACTTGGTAGCTCAATATGCTCGCTATGAAATGAGGAAAATGGAAGCG GAGCTAGAGGAGAAAAAGAAGcacgaagaagaagaaatgaaaaggaagcaAGAAGAAGAGGAGAAAGATAAAGAGGTGGAACAAATTGCCCCTGATTCAGAGCTTTTCGAGGTAAAAAGGAGACTAGGTAAGCTAGAGGAGGCAGTAAAGGAAATCGCTGTTGAGTCAAAGAAACAATCGGCAGTTAGCATAACTAAAACTCAGCAAAATGCTAGTGAACCGGGTGAAGACAAAAGTAAATCAGAGTCTAGCAGTTCCGCTGTGGTGCAAGACAAGGCTATTAAACAAAAATCTACCGGACAAATACCAAACGCTGATCCTAGCAATGCAAGAAGTGTATCACCAGATTCTGATGCTTCCCGGAAGGATCAAAAGGGTGAGAACCAGATTGGAGGACCTTCTCAAGATGCCAAAAGATGA